CGGCCGAAGCCCGCCAGGCTCACCACGTCAGACCGTGCCCGCCGTGCCGAGCGCGGCACCGGAAGCCGCGGCGCCGGCGAGGAACGCCCGCCGGCCGAAGCCCGCCAGGCTCACCACGTCAGACCGTGCCCGAACGGGTACAGCGGCGTGTCCGGGTCGTCCGCCCGCGGGATCGTCACCGGCAGCTTGCCCTGCGGCGCCTTCTCGCCGTACATCACCTTCGCCAGCGACTCCATGGCGACCGCGTTGAACGAGTAGGTGGCGAGGTGGGTGTCCGCCTCGGTGACGTACGCGATGTCGTACGGGTCGCGCACACCGACGACCACCACCGGTTTGCCGGTCGCGACCAGCTCGCGCACCAGCTGCTGCTGCTTGCCCGCCGGGTCGGTCGGGTTGCCCCCGGGGTTGGTCTCGTCGGTGTCCCACGCCTTCATCGTCAGCACCACGGTGACGTCGTTCGTCTCGGCGGCTGCCTTGGCCGCGGCGATCGACTCGTCGGACGGGCGTGCGCCGGTCTCGAGCGTCTGCGTGGTGGCGTCGCGCTCCTCAAGCGAGGACGCGAGCGCGCCCGTGGTGTCCTCGCCCCAGCCGGTGACGAGAACGTTGCGCGGTTCGGCGGACAGCGGCAGGTGATCGCCGCCGTTCTTCACCAGCGTCGTCGTGCTATCGGTGATCTCCTGTGCGCGGGCGAGGTTCTGCTCGGTGCCCACGACGTCCATCACAGCGTCCTCGTCGACGAACGGGTGGTCGATCTGGCCGTTGCGCCACTTCAGTTCGAGCACCCGGTACACGGACTCGTCGATGCGCTTCTCGGTCAGCTCGCCGTCCTTCACCGCATCGATCACCGCGTCGTACGCGACGTCGAACTCGGGCGGGTTGAGCAGGACGTCGGCGCCCGCCTTCAGCGCTAGCACGGGTGCGCGGTCGTTGCCGTACTTCTCCGTGATGCCGGCCATGTCGAGCGAGTCGGTGACGATGACGCCGTCGTACCCGAGCTCGCCGCGCAGGATGTCGGTGAGGATCGGCTTCGACACGGTGGCCGGGTCACCGGAGGGATCGAGCGCGGGCACCTGGATGTGCGCCGTCATGATCGAGTCGATGCCGCGGTCGATGGCGGCCTCGAACGGCGGCAGGTCGAGCTCCTCCCACTGCTGCCTGGTGTGCTCGATAACCGGGAAGCCGTAGTGGCTGTCGGTGGCTGTGTCGCCGTGGCCGGGGAAGTGCTTCGCCGCGGACGAGATCCCC
The window above is part of the Streptosporangiales bacterium genome. Proteins encoded here:
- a CDS encoding glycoside hydrolase family 3 protein, giving the protein MRSRRIVPTFAVAALLATGVTAPAAHAGNSAKDSRMHGWIKSTIAGMTLKEKVGQLFSTRVYGQTADGPHQGNIDDYGVPTAREVVEKYHLGGVLYFAWADNTSHPTKVAELSNGLQETATSTGAEVPLLASIDQEGGVIVRVGPPATQFPGNMALAAGGSTAASRDAAAITGTELAAMGVRHDFAPVADVNVNPLNPVIGVRSFSEDPQLAAQHTAAQVGGYEGDAGISSAAKHFPGHGDTATDSHYGFPVIEHTRQQWEELDLPPFEAAIDRGIDSIMTAHIQVPALDPSGDPATVSKPILTDILRGELGYDGVIVTDSLDMAGITEKYGNDRAPVLALKAGADVLLNPPEFDVAYDAVIDAVKDGELTEKRIDESVYRVLELKWRNGQIDHPFVDEDAVMDVVGTEQNLARAQEITDSTTTLVKNGGDHLPLSAEPRNVLVTGWGEDTTGALASSLEERDATTQTLETGARPSDESIAAAKAAAETNDVTVVLTMKAWDTDETNPGGNPTDPAGKQQQLVRELVATGKPVVVVGVRDPYDIAYVTEADTHLATYSFNAVAMESLAKVMYGEKAPQGKLPVTIPRADDPDTPLYPFGHGLTW